In Melanotaenia boesemani isolate fMelBoe1 chromosome 16, fMelBoe1.pri, whole genome shotgun sequence, the following proteins share a genomic window:
- the LOC121655865 gene encoding uncharacterized protein LOC121655865: protein MASVMQLAKSEFLQRRLLIKIRELSGRLSKENKDYDAAFQNMVRIAYFAAKHFEDTDSEDMEHKFKNAAQALVENIKSATKRVEDCLNYIREPHARSILRSINDHLSFQISDIICRARLLVETHYICDTLSLDVHIQCWSAKAHYVVEEITKQDGIHQEAKELIKAGLQGKVPEDFDKLLGTTPSRVKEVEFPDTTISLQKGDTEPLDAEVTPLNMADVVKHEPGILKKADGATADVYKEPSSLTYTSLCLKQKSNSWDPKDNKIVQVTRKTADIICHMTQYLKKKGPLLNKEAFVTAAKDVISNCESVTQFIRVIANHSLDKQCTAELSLIIEQILTITNQLSIISSVNAVTPGCKSSDEILVKNAQNLLQTILRGVHAAETACITGLKQPEPNSDGAEATALCFQWKRNLEIHRAQQTSNPETDELGLRKISSHPTAPSLAPQVNVQNGFK from the exons ATGGCGAGTGTGATGCAACTTGCAAAATCAGAATTCCTCCAGAGACGTCTTTTGATTAAAATTAGAGAGCTTTCAGGTCGGTTAAGCAAAGAGAATAAGGACTACGATGCTGCTTTTCAAAATATGGTCAGGATTGCTTATTTTGCTGCCAAACACTTCGAAGACACTGACTCAGAGGATATGGagcataaatttaaaaatgcagcacaaGCACTTGTTGAAAATATCAAATCTGCAACCAAAAGAGTGGAAGACTGCTTAAACTACATCCGTGAGCCACATGCTCGCTCTATCCTGAGGTCTATCAATGACCACCTGTCTTTTCAGATCTCAGATATAATCTGCAGGGCGAGGCTTCTAGTAGAGACTCACTACATTTGTGACACACTCAGTTTGGATGTGCACATACAGTGCTGGTCAGCAAAAGCTCACTATGTGGTGGAGGAGATCACCAAACAAGATGGGATCCACCAGGAGGCTAAAGAGCTCATCAAGGCTGGTCTACAGGGCAAAGTACCTGAGGACTTTGACAAATTATTGGGCACAACACCATCTAGAGTTAAGGAAGTGGAATTTCCTGATACAACAATATCTTTGCAAAAAGGTGACACAGAACCTTTAGATGCTGAAGTGACTCCTTTGAACATGGCAGATGTGGTTAAACATGAACCTGGAATTTTGAAAAAAGCT GATGGTGCTACAGCTGATGTGTACAAAGAACCCTCTTCACTAACCTACACATCCCTTtgtctaaaacaaaaaagcaatagCTGGGATCCCAAAGACAACAAAATCGTCCAGGTGACCAGGAAGACGGCTGACATaatatgtcacatgacacagtacttaaagaaaaaaggccCATTACTG aacaAAGAAGCATTTGTTACTGCAGCCAAAGATGTTATCTCAAACTGTGAGTCAGTCACTCAGTTCATCAGAGTTATTGCCAACCACAGCCTGGATAAACAGTGTACGGCTGAACTCTCCCTCATCATTGAACAGATCCTTACCATCACCAACCAGCTCAGCATCATATCCAG TGTCAATGCTGTAACGCCTGGGTGCAAATCGTCTGATGAAATCCTggtgaaaaatgcacaaaatctTCTCCAGACTATCCTCCGTGGAGTTCATGCTGCAGAAACAGCCTGCattaca GGTCTGAAACAGCCGGAGCCAAACTCTGATGGTGCAGAGGCCACAGCACTGTGTTTCCAGTGGAAGAGAAACTTGGAGATCCATCGAGCTCAGCAGACCTCCAACCCGGAAACTGATGAGCTGGGTTTAAGAAAGATTTCATCACACCCTACAGCACCCAGTCTAGCTCCCCAGGTTAATGTGCAAAATGGCTTCAAGTGA
- the LOC121655344 gene encoding zinc finger CCCH domain-containing protein 6 isoform X2 — MASVSLVSSPPAPVLDKNMTDSELAGDEREDGELEDGEIDDEGIGIEEENKEATEVKEDKEKEKENEKEKEKSKEREEKVHRHSRKRYKKTREKRRSKRRRRDRQKHYSPSSSSSSDSYDSDYDRPERPKNRKSQGTSRESDGQSSQHSKGGHGNFKKSSPLKSSDFDKYSDYSEDKYDYDEEEDDYEDEMSEYQQSKDSVNQGKGCHVKDQMMRGNMRGMKQQQFGQRGRGRGSGPGRGRGMLNKNKKLKGKPWGGRGRGRGGNQGMDDMGMEGKNSSGFQKKRPIMSKEFINQHTVEHNGRYICKYFLEGRCIKGEQCKFEHEHVVPDKKKELCKFYLQGYCSKGDNCIYMHNEYPCKFFHTGAKCYQGDNCKFSHDALTDVTKELLEKIINTEEENAREDELELEDLRKQGIAPLPKPPPGVGLLPTPGQSSPTDGASGQAGKKIPSLFEIKVQPTVDLAQKIALSGSSYSQNQSDGTNQFSGGPEDTQSSTMVPSGPPALPIPPPESSGLMGHPTGPPMPQSPPGQHPPHGFPLQPPPPSGQPPPFHAPNINPQMNMQRPPFPPVPDLQMLQSLFPFPAMGQNPVEVFSSFLQNQTVSQQGDPSLAFVQNLQQQMGAESQLQSLPPAVQKAIFLHLTQQQQQQQQKSQGNEQHRADGQDDNSENRDETTNWYSSDEEDGSVSSILKSLKKQSEMQSKSLQAAQVTQVLGDPRLVKERAPPSDPRVKMDPRQRLSDVKKEPDGAADPRLSRDPRKSRPMDSSSYRQQSHPSTQKPPTGEEDDEGERELRDRAVLIPLDPSPGIVLRDPRCQLKQFSHIRVDILLQRPSFAQSVVWAPEDLIPSLVPKQEHSINLPLPPLIANAQMNRTSLPDHPPVSSPPPSDPRLAAARLKERLTRLPTGSLESRSSTDRPVDPRQQKSLDPRLKRTGSLDSKLLVQKEPSSGGGPVDPRLQKASTSSSPQTALGKPESEKLPPYAPRLASSGGGLESPTTILGGISLYDPRSQVEPLDPPKKAGILKQPSKKENTPTPSLSLAQRSASFEEVKSTDGTSHESPPPTSPTLPPASPTKPPAVHNLPIPALAGLIRPQYTDPRQAKQGGQGSMGGQGEEKEQQQPQEEEEEEEVMEEEPKQKDTEEEADDRTLKDVFKTFDPTASPFCQ; from the exons ATGGCTTCTGTGAGCCTTGTTTCCAGTCCCCCAGCCCCTGTTcttgacaaaaacatgacagacTCTGAGCTTGCAGGGGATGAAAG AGAGGATGGTGAATTGGAAGATGGCGAAATAGATGATGAGGGGATTGGAATTGAAGAGGAGAATAAAGAAGCAACAGAGGTGAAGGAggacaaagagaaagagaaggaaaatgagaaggaaaaagagaaaagtaaagagagagaagaaaaagtgcACAGACACTCCAGGAAAAGATACAAAAAgaccagagagaagaggaggtCTAAAAGGAGAAGACGTGACAGACAGAAA CATTATTCcccctccagcagctccagctctGACAGTTACGACTCTGACTATGATCGACCAGAACGACCTAAAAATAGGAAGAGCCAGGGGACCAGTCGGGAGTCTGATGGTCAATCTTCTCAG CACTCAAAGGGAGGCCACGGCAACTTCAAGAAGTCTTCGCCGCTGAAGAGCAGCGATTTTGACAAATACAGCGACTACAGCGAAGACAAGTATGACtacgatgaagaggaggatgattATGAAGATGAGATGTCTGAGTATCAGCAGTCAAAAGATTCAGTGAATCAAGGAAAGGGATGCCACGTTAAAGACCAGATGATGAGAGGAAACATGAGAGGGATGAAGCAACAACAAT TTGGACAGAGAGGACGGGGCAGAGGGAGCGGACCAGGGAGAGGACGTGGGatgctaaacaaaaacaaaaaacttaagGGCAAACCCTGGGGAGGACGTGGACGAGGTCGAGGAGGAAACCAGGGAATGGATGATATGGGAATG GAGGGAAAAAACTCTTCTGGTTTTCAGAAAAAACGACCAATCATGAGCAAGGAGTTCATCAATCAGCACACAGTTGAACATAACGGTAGATACATCTGCAAGTATTTCCTGGAAGGGCGCTGCATCAAG GGGGAACAGTGCAAATTTGAACATGAGCATGTGGTACCTGATAAGAAGAAGGAACTTTGCAAATTTTACCTTCAAGGTTACTGCAGCAAAGGAGATAATTGCATTTACATGCACA ATGAGTACCCCTGCAAGTTCTTTCACACTGGAGCCAAATGTTATCAAGGGGACAACTGCAAATTCTCCCATGATGCTTTGACTGATGTGACCAAAGAGCTGCTTGAAAAG ATAATTAACACTGAAGAGGAGAACGCCCGTGAGGACGAGTTGGAGCTGGAGGATCTGAGAAAGCAGGGGATTGCCCCGCTTCCGAAGCCGCCTCCCGGAGTGGGCTTGCTGCCCACTCCTGGTCAGAGCAGTCCTACAGATGGAGCCTCTGGTCAAGCTGGCAAGAAGATCCCCTCCCTGTTTGAAATCAAAGTTCAACCTACTGTAGACCTTGCACAAAAAATTGCTCTAAG tggCTCCAGCTATTCCCAGAATCAAAGTGATGGCACTAATCAGTTTAGTGGAGGCCCAGAGGACACGCAGAGTAGCACCATGGTGCCTTCAGGTCCTCCTGCTCTTCCTATTCCTCCACCTGAATCGTCTGGTCTCATGGGTCACCCGACTGGGCCACCTATGCCACAGAGCCCCCCAGGGCAGCACCCACCGCATGGATTTCCATTACAGCCACCACCCCCTTCAGGCCAACCTCCACCCTTTCATGCACCTAATATCAACCCACAGATGAATATGCAAAGACCTCCTTTCCCTCCTGTACCAGATCTACAGATGCTGCAAAGTCTCTTCCCTTTTCCTGCAATGGGTCAGAACCCAGTTGAGGTTTTTAGCAGCTTCCTCCAAAACCAGACCGTTAGTCAACAAGGAG ACCCTAGCCTGGCCTTCGTACAGAACCTCCAGCAGCAGATGGGAGCCGAGTCACAGTTGCAGTCTTTACCACCAGCAGTACAGAAAGCCATCTTTTTACACctgacacagcagcagcagcaacaacaacaaaagtcacaggggaatgagcaacacagagCAGATGGCCAGGATGATAACAGTGAAAATAGAG ATGAAACTACCAACTGGTACTCAAGTGATGAGGAGGATGGAAGCGTCTCCTCAATACTTAAATCTCTAAAAAAGCAGAGTGAGATGCAGTCCAAATCCCTCCAGGCTGCCCAGGTGACTCAAGTTCTGGGAGACCCTCGGCTTGTTAAGGAAAGGGCTCCACCCAGTGACCCTCGTGTGAAAATGGACCCAAGACAGCGACTATCAGATGTCAAAAAGGAGCCAGATGGAGCTGCTGATCCTCGGCTCTCCAGAGACCCCAGAAAGTCAAGGCCAATGGACTCAAGTTCCTATCGCCAACAGAGCCATCCCAGTACCCAAAAGCCTCcaacaggagaggaggatgatgaaggaGAGAGGGAACTCCGGGACAGAGCTGTTCTTATCCCTCTTGATCCTAGCCCTGGCATAGTGCTGCGGGACCCTCGTTGCCAGTTAAAGCAGTTCAGTCACATTCGGGTGGATATTCTGCTCCAGCGTCCTTCCTTTGCTCAGTCTGTAGTTTGGGCCCCTGAGGATCTCATTCCTTCTCTCGTTCCCAAACAGGAACACTCCATTAACCTTCCCCTTCCACCTCTCATTGCAAATGCTCAGATGAACAGAACAAGCCTACCTGACCATCCCCCAGTTTCCAGCCCTCCACCGTCTGACCCCAGACTAGCAGCTGCACGGTTGAAGGAACGTTTAACTCGACTCCCTACTGGATCCTTAGAGTCTCGATCCTCCACTGATAGACCTGTAGACCCACGCCAGCAGAAATCTCTGGACCCCAGACTAAAGCGTACAGGGAGTCTGGACTCTAAGCTGTTGGTTCAGAAAGAGCCTTCCTCTGGGGGAGGACCTGTGGACCCCAGACTACAGAAGGCCAGTACCAGCTCTTCTCCTCAGACTGCCCTAGGCAAGCCAGAGTCAGAGAAACTGCCACCGTATGCCCCTCGTCTGGCATCCTCAGGTGGAGGGCTCGAAAGCCCCACTACAATCCTTGGAGGAATCAGTCTGTACGATCCTCGTTCTCAAGTCGAGCCGTTGGACCCTCCTAAAAAGGCGGGGATTCTTAAACAGCCTTCTAAAAAAGAGAACACTCCGACTCCATCACTCTCTCTAGCTCAGAGAAGTGCCTCTTTTGAAGAGGTTAAAAGTACAGATGGTACCTCACATGAGTCTCCTCCTCCCACATCTCCCACATTACCTCCCGCCTCACCTACCAAACCCCCTGCAGTTCACAATCTCCCAATCCCAGCGCTGGCTGGGCTGATCCGACCACAATATACTGACCCCAGGCAGGCCAAACAAGGAGGGCAGGGTTCTATGGGAGGTCAGGGAGAGGAAAAGGAGCAGCAACAgccacaggaggaggaggaagaagaggaagtaATGGAGGAAGAACCAAAACAGAAGGATACAGAGGAGGAAGCAGATGACAGGACACTTAAAGAtgtgttcaaaacttttgatcCCACAGCTTCCCCCTTCTGTCAGTAA
- the LOC121655344 gene encoding zinc finger CCCH domain-containing protein 6 isoform X1, with amino-acid sequence MASVSLVSSPPAPVLDKNMTDSELAGDEREDGELEDGEIDDEGIGIEEENKEATEVKEDKEKEKENEKEKEKSKEREEKVHRHSRKRYKKTREKRRSKRRRRDRQKHYSPSSSSSSDSYDSDYDRPERPKNRKSQGTSRESDGQSSQHSKGGHGNFKKSSPLKSSDFDKYSDYSEDKYDYDEEEDDYEDEMSEYQQSKDSVNQGKGCHVKDQMMRGNMRGMKQQQFGQRGRGRGSGPGRGRGMLNKNKKLKGKPWGGRGRGRGGNQGMDDMGMEGKNSSGFQKKRPIMSKEFINQHTVEHNGRYICKYFLEGRCIKGEQCKFEHEHVVPDKKKELCKFYLQGYCSKGDNCIYMHNEYPCKFFHTGAKCYQGDNCKFSHDALTDVTKELLEKIINTEEENAREDELELEDLRKQGIAPLPKPPPGVGLLPTPGQSSPTDGASGQAGKKIPSLFEIKVQPTVDLAQKIALSGSSYSQNQSDGTNQFSGGPEDTQSSTMVPSGPPALPIPPPESSGLMGHPTGPPMPQSPPGQHPPHGFPLQPPPPSGQPPPFHAPNINPQMNMQRPPFPPVPDLQMLQSLFPFPAMGQNPVEVFSSFLQNQTVSQQGVDPSLAFVQNLQQQMGAESQLQSLPPAVQKAIFLHLTQQQQQQQQKSQGNEQHRADGQDDNSENRDETTNWYSSDEEDGSVSSILKSLKKQSEMQSKSLQAAQVTQVLGDPRLVKERAPPSDPRVKMDPRQRLSDVKKEPDGAADPRLSRDPRKSRPMDSSSYRQQSHPSTQKPPTGEEDDEGERELRDRAVLIPLDPSPGIVLRDPRCQLKQFSHIRVDILLQRPSFAQSVVWAPEDLIPSLVPKQEHSINLPLPPLIANAQMNRTSLPDHPPVSSPPPSDPRLAAARLKERLTRLPTGSLESRSSTDRPVDPRQQKSLDPRLKRTGSLDSKLLVQKEPSSGGGPVDPRLQKASTSSSPQTALGKPESEKLPPYAPRLASSGGGLESPTTILGGISLYDPRSQVEPLDPPKKAGILKQPSKKENTPTPSLSLAQRSASFEEVKSTDGTSHESPPPTSPTLPPASPTKPPAVHNLPIPALAGLIRPQYTDPRQAKQGGQGSMGGQGEEKEQQQPQEEEEEEEVMEEEPKQKDTEEEADDRTLKDVFKTFDPTASPFCQ; translated from the exons ATGGCTTCTGTGAGCCTTGTTTCCAGTCCCCCAGCCCCTGTTcttgacaaaaacatgacagacTCTGAGCTTGCAGGGGATGAAAG AGAGGATGGTGAATTGGAAGATGGCGAAATAGATGATGAGGGGATTGGAATTGAAGAGGAGAATAAAGAAGCAACAGAGGTGAAGGAggacaaagagaaagagaaggaaaatgagaaggaaaaagagaaaagtaaagagagagaagaaaaagtgcACAGACACTCCAGGAAAAGATACAAAAAgaccagagagaagaggaggtCTAAAAGGAGAAGACGTGACAGACAGAAA CATTATTCcccctccagcagctccagctctGACAGTTACGACTCTGACTATGATCGACCAGAACGACCTAAAAATAGGAAGAGCCAGGGGACCAGTCGGGAGTCTGATGGTCAATCTTCTCAG CACTCAAAGGGAGGCCACGGCAACTTCAAGAAGTCTTCGCCGCTGAAGAGCAGCGATTTTGACAAATACAGCGACTACAGCGAAGACAAGTATGACtacgatgaagaggaggatgattATGAAGATGAGATGTCTGAGTATCAGCAGTCAAAAGATTCAGTGAATCAAGGAAAGGGATGCCACGTTAAAGACCAGATGATGAGAGGAAACATGAGAGGGATGAAGCAACAACAAT TTGGACAGAGAGGACGGGGCAGAGGGAGCGGACCAGGGAGAGGACGTGGGatgctaaacaaaaacaaaaaacttaagGGCAAACCCTGGGGAGGACGTGGACGAGGTCGAGGAGGAAACCAGGGAATGGATGATATGGGAATG GAGGGAAAAAACTCTTCTGGTTTTCAGAAAAAACGACCAATCATGAGCAAGGAGTTCATCAATCAGCACACAGTTGAACATAACGGTAGATACATCTGCAAGTATTTCCTGGAAGGGCGCTGCATCAAG GGGGAACAGTGCAAATTTGAACATGAGCATGTGGTACCTGATAAGAAGAAGGAACTTTGCAAATTTTACCTTCAAGGTTACTGCAGCAAAGGAGATAATTGCATTTACATGCACA ATGAGTACCCCTGCAAGTTCTTTCACACTGGAGCCAAATGTTATCAAGGGGACAACTGCAAATTCTCCCATGATGCTTTGACTGATGTGACCAAAGAGCTGCTTGAAAAG ATAATTAACACTGAAGAGGAGAACGCCCGTGAGGACGAGTTGGAGCTGGAGGATCTGAGAAAGCAGGGGATTGCCCCGCTTCCGAAGCCGCCTCCCGGAGTGGGCTTGCTGCCCACTCCTGGTCAGAGCAGTCCTACAGATGGAGCCTCTGGTCAAGCTGGCAAGAAGATCCCCTCCCTGTTTGAAATCAAAGTTCAACCTACTGTAGACCTTGCACAAAAAATTGCTCTAAG tggCTCCAGCTATTCCCAGAATCAAAGTGATGGCACTAATCAGTTTAGTGGAGGCCCAGAGGACACGCAGAGTAGCACCATGGTGCCTTCAGGTCCTCCTGCTCTTCCTATTCCTCCACCTGAATCGTCTGGTCTCATGGGTCACCCGACTGGGCCACCTATGCCACAGAGCCCCCCAGGGCAGCACCCACCGCATGGATTTCCATTACAGCCACCACCCCCTTCAGGCCAACCTCCACCCTTTCATGCACCTAATATCAACCCACAGATGAATATGCAAAGACCTCCTTTCCCTCCTGTACCAGATCTACAGATGCTGCAAAGTCTCTTCCCTTTTCCTGCAATGGGTCAGAACCCAGTTGAGGTTTTTAGCAGCTTCCTCCAAAACCAGACCGTTAGTCAACAAGGAG TAGACCCTAGCCTGGCCTTCGTACAGAACCTCCAGCAGCAGATGGGAGCCGAGTCACAGTTGCAGTCTTTACCACCAGCAGTACAGAAAGCCATCTTTTTACACctgacacagcagcagcagcaacaacaacaaaagtcacaggggaatgagcaacacagagCAGATGGCCAGGATGATAACAGTGAAAATAGAG ATGAAACTACCAACTGGTACTCAAGTGATGAGGAGGATGGAAGCGTCTCCTCAATACTTAAATCTCTAAAAAAGCAGAGTGAGATGCAGTCCAAATCCCTCCAGGCTGCCCAGGTGACTCAAGTTCTGGGAGACCCTCGGCTTGTTAAGGAAAGGGCTCCACCCAGTGACCCTCGTGTGAAAATGGACCCAAGACAGCGACTATCAGATGTCAAAAAGGAGCCAGATGGAGCTGCTGATCCTCGGCTCTCCAGAGACCCCAGAAAGTCAAGGCCAATGGACTCAAGTTCCTATCGCCAACAGAGCCATCCCAGTACCCAAAAGCCTCcaacaggagaggaggatgatgaaggaGAGAGGGAACTCCGGGACAGAGCTGTTCTTATCCCTCTTGATCCTAGCCCTGGCATAGTGCTGCGGGACCCTCGTTGCCAGTTAAAGCAGTTCAGTCACATTCGGGTGGATATTCTGCTCCAGCGTCCTTCCTTTGCTCAGTCTGTAGTTTGGGCCCCTGAGGATCTCATTCCTTCTCTCGTTCCCAAACAGGAACACTCCATTAACCTTCCCCTTCCACCTCTCATTGCAAATGCTCAGATGAACAGAACAAGCCTACCTGACCATCCCCCAGTTTCCAGCCCTCCACCGTCTGACCCCAGACTAGCAGCTGCACGGTTGAAGGAACGTTTAACTCGACTCCCTACTGGATCCTTAGAGTCTCGATCCTCCACTGATAGACCTGTAGACCCACGCCAGCAGAAATCTCTGGACCCCAGACTAAAGCGTACAGGGAGTCTGGACTCTAAGCTGTTGGTTCAGAAAGAGCCTTCCTCTGGGGGAGGACCTGTGGACCCCAGACTACAGAAGGCCAGTACCAGCTCTTCTCCTCAGACTGCCCTAGGCAAGCCAGAGTCAGAGAAACTGCCACCGTATGCCCCTCGTCTGGCATCCTCAGGTGGAGGGCTCGAAAGCCCCACTACAATCCTTGGAGGAATCAGTCTGTACGATCCTCGTTCTCAAGTCGAGCCGTTGGACCCTCCTAAAAAGGCGGGGATTCTTAAACAGCCTTCTAAAAAAGAGAACACTCCGACTCCATCACTCTCTCTAGCTCAGAGAAGTGCCTCTTTTGAAGAGGTTAAAAGTACAGATGGTACCTCACATGAGTCTCCTCCTCCCACATCTCCCACATTACCTCCCGCCTCACCTACCAAACCCCCTGCAGTTCACAATCTCCCAATCCCAGCGCTGGCTGGGCTGATCCGACCACAATATACTGACCCCAGGCAGGCCAAACAAGGAGGGCAGGGTTCTATGGGAGGTCAGGGAGAGGAAAAGGAGCAGCAACAgccacaggaggaggaggaagaagaggaagtaATGGAGGAAGAACCAAAACAGAAGGATACAGAGGAGGAAGCAGATGACAGGACACTTAAAGAtgtgttcaaaacttttgatcCCACAGCTTCCCCCTTCTGTCAGTAA